From the Helicobacter mustelae genome, the window ATTTTTTGGGATTTTTGTGAAGAGAAAAATTTGTGAGAGTTTTTCGCGGAACTGTGTTCTTGGGAATTTTATAGTGGCATTTTATTCGTGTGTTCCTGGAGGGCCAAAGAAAAGGGAGTGTGGTTATTCATAGAGTTCTTTTTCCTCTTTTGCCACAGAGATTTGATTGCTTTGATAGAAGAATTTGCGCAATACCAAAATCCCTAAAAACCTTTCTTTTTCCTCATCCAAAAATTGCTGCGTGTAGGTATTGGCATTGTGGATAATCTCCTTGGCATGATGGGGATGGGCGAGATAATACTCCACAACAGATTCCAGATCTTCATAATCCTCGCTAATTTCTGCATAATGCACGCCCGCTTGCAATTGTCCCTCCATAAACCATGTCTCAAATTTGGGCTTTGGCATGAGGGCTAGGGAATTGGAGTGCAAAATCCACTTGAGATTGGTGGCGACATCATTGCCCTCTAGTGAGAGGATGAATTTGTATTGTAGATGCGTGGCGAGATTTGCTCTGCCTTTGTGCCAGTGCAGATATTCCTCTTCTTTCAGCGATCCAGTGTGGCCAGCATTGATGAGGGGGTGGTGGAAGAATTTGCGCATAAATTTTTTGCGGTGAGGTTGGTAGCAACCCCCGCGGAAAAATATTTGATCAAGTTTTTGAGAATAGGGAATTGTGTGAAGTTTTTTGGCATTGTGCTGCAGGATTCCAAAATGACGCTTTTTATCTAGCTTTAGCAAAATGTTTTGTGTGGGGCGCGGGGAGATCGGGCGGGATTTGCAAAAACTCGCAACCGGGGTTTGGTAGTTCACATCTCCAGACTCCAAGTGATAGCAGAGCCTTGAGTCTAAATAGCGCATCACCTCCCAAAAATCATAGCAGTAGCGCGAAGACTTTTTTAGCATTTGTATTTTTGTCTGCGCGTGCTTTGGTAGCGTGAAATTCTCTGGAAGATCGCAGTAGTATTCTAGGCGCTTTTTGAGTTCCCATCTTGCATCATCTTTGAGTTCTTTGATTTTTGCTGCAAAATCCTTGGCATTTGCGGGTATAAAGGTGTAATACAGGCCCTTGAGATTGTGAAAAAATGTCTCTAACAATGCTTGACTCCCACATTGGTTTGGGGTATTTTAGCATTTTCTCTCCTGGCTCTCCTTATTTTTCCCAAAGATGGGGACTTTGCTTTTTTAAAATCTTAAAATCAGGGCTTTAAATCGGTTTACAAGGGATTTGAAGAAGTAGAAAAACGCATGAATGGGGATTTTTAATCGCTCTTTAGTAGGCAGATAAGAAAAGAGGGGAGAGAAATTTTTGTAGCTTATATAGAGAAATTTAGGGTTAAGGCCAGAATAAAATAGAGAGTGGAGAAAGTAGGTATAAATCTGAATCAAAAATATCTTTTTTAGCTGGGGAGCTTGTGTCATTTCTGCGAGGTGGATGAAGTTTTGTGCTATGATGTAATAAGATGTCAGAGCTTGCAAGATGCGCTCTTTGGTGGGCTTGGAATTCATGATGGAACCCTCACGAATGCGATAATAATAAAGCTCAA encodes:
- a CDS encoding glycosyl transferase family 90, giving the protein MLETFFHNLKGLYYTFIPANAKDFAAKIKELKDDARWELKKRLEYYCDLPENFTLPKHAQTKIQMLKKSSRYCYDFWEVMRYLDSRLCYHLESGDVNYQTPVASFCKSRPISPRPTQNILLKLDKKRHFGILQHNAKKLHTIPYSQKLDQIFFRGGCYQPHRKKFMRKFFHHPLINAGHTGSLKEEEYLHWHKGRANLATHLQYKFILSLEGNDVATNLKWILHSNSLALMPKPKFETWFMEGQLQAGVHYAEISEDYEDLESVVEYYLAHPHHAKEIIHNANTYTQQFLDEEKERFLGILVLRKFFYQSNQISVAKEEKELYE